Proteins from one Devosia chinhatensis genomic window:
- a CDS encoding VOC family protein, translating to MARALGIGGLFFRARDTKALAHWYETHLGIAEFWSQAAGPTIFAPFREETDYFPADRQWMINLRVDDLDALIGQLRAADIAVETRPQEWDSPETGRFARIHDPEGNPIELWEPASGPLPG from the coding sequence ATGGCCAGGGCATTGGGGATCGGCGGCCTCTTCTTTCGCGCCCGTGACACCAAGGCGCTGGCGCATTGGTACGAGACCCATCTGGGTATCGCCGAGTTCTGGTCCCAGGCTGCCGGCCCGACCATCTTTGCGCCCTTTCGCGAAGAGACCGACTATTTCCCTGCCGACCGGCAATGGATGATCAATCTGCGCGTCGACGACCTCGATGCCCTGATCGGCCAGTTGCGCGCCGCCGATATTGCCGTCGAAACCCGCCCGCAGGAATGGGACAGCCCAGAAACCGGGCGCTTTGCCCGTATCCATGATCCGGAGGGTAATCCCATCGAGCTCTGGGAGCCGGCGTCCGGTCCTTTGCCCGGATAA
- a CDS encoding Gfo/Idh/MocA family protein yields the protein MAKRKIAVIGVGKIAQDQHLPVIDASDDFELAATVSTRGIGHGDVPVFKTPAALYDAMPEIGLVSICTPPGIRHTYVREALDAGKDVMMEKPPTTTISELDDLIAHAARLDRVLFQTWHSQYNAAVDRTKALLAEEGVQSVRIDWRESVRKWHPGQDWVWEPGGFGVCDPGINAFSIFTKVMPFPVFVESARLTFPANRQTPVDVEIGFKSGQPHRPEMSCGFNWLEESGEIWTIAFTTGKGNAVKLERGGRTLRVNDEVVLEHGDAEYAGIYERFANLLDAHESDVDAAPLRLMSDVFLMGARENGPDFEW from the coding sequence ATGGCCAAGCGTAAAATCGCCGTCATCGGCGTCGGCAAGATCGCACAGGACCAGCATCTGCCGGTCATTGACGCGTCCGATGACTTCGAGCTCGCCGCCACGGTCTCCACCCGCGGCATCGGCCATGGCGACGTGCCGGTCTTCAAGACCCCCGCCGCGCTCTATGATGCCATGCCCGAGATCGGCCTTGTCTCCATCTGTACCCCCCCGGGCATCCGCCACACCTATGTCCGCGAGGCGCTCGATGCCGGCAAGGACGTGATGATGGAAAAGCCCCCCACCACCACCATTTCCGAGCTCGACGACCTTATCGCCCACGCCGCCCGTCTCGACCGCGTGCTGTTCCAGACCTGGCACAGCCAGTACAATGCCGCGGTCGACCGCACCAAGGCGCTGCTGGCCGAGGAGGGTGTGCAATCGGTCCGCATCGACTGGCGCGAAAGCGTGCGCAAATGGCATCCGGGCCAGGACTGGGTCTGGGAGCCGGGCGGCTTCGGGGTCTGCGATCCCGGCATCAACGCCTTTTCGATCTTCACCAAGGTCATGCCCTTTCCGGTTTTCGTGGAAAGCGCCAGGCTCACCTTCCCGGCCAATCGACAGACCCCGGTGGACGTCGAGATCGGCTTCAAGTCCGGCCAGCCGCATCGCCCCGAAATGTCCTGCGGCTTCAACTGGCTCGAAGAAAGCGGGGAAATCTGGACCATTGCCTTCACCACCGGCAAGGGCAATGCGGTCAAGCTCGAGCGCGGTGGCCGCACCTTGCGCGTCAATGACGAGGTCGTCCTCGAGCATGGCGATGCCGAATATGCAGGCATCTATGAGCGCTTCGCCAACCTGCTCGATGCCCATGAAAGCGATGTGGACGCCGCCCCACTGCGCCTGATGAGCGACGTCTTCCTCATGGGCGCCCGCGAAAACGGCCCCGACTTCGAGTGGTGA
- a CDS encoding DUF1365 domain-containing protein: protein MSLNSAIYVGHVVHHRHRPKKHFLRYRVFSLLIDIDELAELDGLRWFAHNKRALFSFRDRDHADGGNLRDWARAQLAAEGLPAPGRIRMLCYPRILGYVFNPLTVWYCDDEDGTPLATIYEVHNTFHERHTYVLPVAAEKQEADKAFYVSPFIDMNCHYAFKLSAPGKSVLVSINETQDGAPLLYAAFAGKRRDLSDANLIRLFFSHPLMTLKVTAGIHWEALKLIAKGIRIRWHSDRKKAAAGEP from the coding sequence ATGAGCCTGAACTCGGCCATCTATGTGGGCCATGTGGTCCATCACCGGCACCGCCCGAAAAAGCACTTCCTGCGCTATCGGGTGTTCTCGCTGCTGATCGACATCGACGAGCTGGCCGAGCTCGATGGCCTGCGCTGGTTCGCGCATAACAAGCGCGCGCTCTTCAGCTTTCGCGACAGGGACCATGCCGATGGCGGGAACCTTCGGGATTGGGCGCGCGCGCAACTGGCGGCCGAGGGATTGCCGGCGCCAGGCCGCATTCGCATGCTGTGCTATCCGCGCATCCTGGGCTATGTCTTCAACCCGCTGACCGTATGGTATTGCGATGACGAGGACGGGACGCCGCTGGCCACGATCTACGAGGTGCACAACACCTTTCACGAGCGGCACACCTATGTGCTGCCGGTAGCGGCCGAAAAGCAGGAGGCGGACAAGGCCTTCTACGTGTCACCCTTCATCGACATGAACTGCCATTACGCGTTCAAGCTCAGTGCGCCCGGTAAATCGGTCCTCGTGTCGATCAACGAGACGCAGGACGGCGCGCCGCTGCTCTATGCGGCCTTTGCCGGCAAGCGTCGAGACCTGAGCGATGCCAATCTCATCAGACTGTTCTTCAGCCATCCCCTGATGACGCTCAAGGTGACCGCGGGCATCCATTGGGAAGCGCTCAAGCTCATCGCCAAAGGCATCCGGATCCGCTGGCACAGCGACCGCAAGAAGGCGGCGGCGGGCGAGCCCTGA
- a CDS encoding NAD(P)/FAD-dependent oxidoreductase, with protein MRQRIAVIGSGVSGLSAAWLLSKTHDVVIYEAEGRVGGHANTIDIPGTGPVDTGFIVYNNRNYPNFEAMLAHLGVESIATEMSFAASLDNGDFEYCGEGILGMLGQRRNAFRPRFWSLFRDLLRFYNEAPKVLNHPDLRGLTLDEYLRRNNYSQSFVEGHLLPMAAAIWSSKAEDIRSYPLFAFVRFFESHGLLQLRERPNWRTVKGGSRSYVQTLLGEFSGDVRLSTPVARVERDPKGVTVIDANGHADRFDKILIASHADQALAMLDRPEALEAELLGAFDYTENLAVVHTDKSLMPRRRRVWCCWNYMSNGKEDEEMLCVTYWMNALQSLKGQDIFVTLNPNRDPAGEVARFSYTHPLFDTKAIHAQENLWRIQGMNNTYYAGAHFGRGFHEDGLQSGLAAAEAMGSIPRPWSVPNPSGRITLAPLEALVA; from the coding sequence ATGCGGCAGCGCATAGCCGTCATCGGAAGCGGCGTGTCCGGCCTGTCGGCCGCCTGGCTGTTGTCCAAGACCCATGACGTGGTGATCTACGAAGCCGAGGGCCGCGTCGGGGGTCATGCCAACACGATCGACATACCCGGAACGGGTCCGGTCGATACCGGCTTCATCGTTTACAACAATCGCAATTATCCCAATTTCGAAGCCATGCTCGCCCATCTGGGCGTCGAAAGCATCGCCACCGAAATGTCCTTTGCCGCCTCGCTCGACAATGGCGACTTCGAATATTGCGGCGAGGGTATCCTGGGCATGCTGGGCCAGCGCCGCAATGCGTTCCGCCCGCGCTTCTGGAGCCTCTTCCGCGATCTGCTGCGGTTTTACAACGAAGCGCCAAAGGTATTGAACCATCCGGACCTACGCGGATTGACGCTGGACGAATATCTGCGCCGAAACAATTATTCCCAGTCCTTCGTGGAAGGGCACCTTTTGCCCATGGCAGCGGCCATCTGGTCTTCCAAGGCAGAGGATATCCGTTCCTACCCGCTCTTTGCTTTCGTGCGGTTCTTCGAAAGCCATGGCCTGTTGCAATTGCGCGAGCGCCCCAACTGGCGCACGGTCAAGGGCGGCAGCCGCAGCTACGTACAGACGCTGCTGGGCGAATTTTCCGGTGACGTGCGGCTGTCCACCCCGGTCGCCCGCGTCGAGCGCGACCCCAAGGGCGTCACCGTGATCGACGCCAACGGTCATGCGGACCGCTTCGACAAGATCCTGATCGCCAGCCATGCCGACCAGGCGCTGGCCATGCTGGACCGCCCCGAGGCTCTGGAAGCCGAATTGCTGGGCGCGTTCGACTATACCGAGAACCTGGCCGTGGTGCACACGGACAAGAGCCTGATGCCGCGTCGCCGGCGCGTCTGGTGCTGCTGGAACTACATGTCCAACGGCAAGGAAGACGAGGAAATGCTCTGCGTCACCTATTGGATGAATGCGTTGCAGAGCCTCAAGGGCCAGGACATTTTCGTGACGCTCAATCCCAATCGCGATCCGGCGGGGGAAGTGGCGCGCTTTTCCTATACCCATCCCCTGTTCGACACCAAGGCGATCCATGCCCAGGAAAATCTCTGGCGCATACAGGGGATGAACAATACCTATTATGCCGGCGCCCATTTCGGCCGCGGTTTCCATGAAGACGGGCTGCAATCTGGCCTGGCTGCCGCCGAGGCCATGGGCTCGATCCCCCGTCCCTGGTCCGTGCCCAACCCCTCGGGCCGCATCACCCTCGCGCCGCTCGAAGCGCTGGTGGCATGA
- a CDS encoding sigma-70 family RNA polymerase sigma factor — protein MNTEQERATAPAEDVSRQIIAIAAHADMDAFQALFQDYSPRIRAYLLKMTRNAQAAEDLMQETMLAIWRKAGQYDPSRGPASAWIFTIARNIWIDAWRKQRRPELDPNDPALAADPEPDAANLMEQRQSHDALHKAMQTLPQEQVDLIRLSFFDEASHSTIAKQLGLPIGTVKSRIRLAFGRLRAALEDVK, from the coding sequence GTGAACACGGAACAGGAACGAGCCACGGCCCCAGCCGAGGATGTGAGCAGACAGATCATCGCGATCGCCGCCCATGCCGACATGGACGCGTTTCAAGCCCTGTTCCAGGACTACTCACCGCGTATTCGCGCCTATCTGTTGAAGATGACGCGCAATGCGCAGGCGGCCGAGGACCTGATGCAGGAGACCATGCTGGCGATCTGGCGCAAGGCGGGGCAATACGATCCCTCCCGTGGCCCCGCCTCCGCCTGGATCTTCACCATCGCCCGCAATATCTGGATCGACGCCTGGCGCAAGCAGCGTCGGCCCGAACTCGACCCCAATGATCCAGCCCTCGCCGCCGATCCCGAACCTGACGCCGCCAACCTCATGGAACAGCGGCAAAGCCACGATGCCTTACATAAAGCAATGCAGACTCTCCCCCAGGAACAGGTTGACCTGATCCGCCTTTCTTTCTTCGATGAAGCCTCTCACAGCACGATCGCCAAACAGCTCGGCCTGCCCATCGGCACCGTCAAATCCCGCATTCGCCTCGCATTTGGGCGCCTGCGCGCCGCGCTGGAGGATGTGAAATGA
- a CDS encoding ChrR family anti-sigma-E factor, whose translation MSVKHHISEELLLDYASGNLAEGWSLAVATHLAMCPPCRKRLDLVEAAAGVLVDALEPVQGPADAWDQLKSRLGEAPAPSRADTRPRRSMASSELPEPLRSYVGNLADIKWRNIGAGHQCMIKIDDGETQARLLKIPAGKPVPEHSHGGRELTLVLKGSFHDEVDHFGPGDLEEADGELTHQPIAGTDEDCICLAITDAPLKFRSRLVRLVQPLFGI comes from the coding sequence ATGAGCGTCAAGCACCACATCAGTGAAGAATTGCTGCTCGACTATGCTTCCGGCAACCTTGCCGAAGGCTGGTCCCTTGCCGTCGCCACGCATCTGGCCATGTGCCCCCCTTGCCGCAAGCGGCTGGACCTGGTCGAGGCCGCGGCCGGTGTGCTGGTCGACGCGCTCGAACCCGTTCAGGGTCCTGCCGATGCCTGGGACCAGCTGAAATCCCGTCTGGGCGAGGCCCCCGCTCCCAGCCGCGCCGATACCCGCCCGCGCCGGTCCATGGCCAGCAGCGAACTGCCCGAGCCCTTGCGCTCCTATGTCGGCAATCTGGCCGACATCAAATGGCGCAATATCGGCGCTGGTCATCAATGCATGATCAAGATCGACGATGGCGAGACGCAGGCTCGGCTGCTGAAAATTCCGGCCGGCAAGCCGGTGCCCGAACATAGCCATGGCGGCCGTGAACTGACGCTGGTGCTCAAGGGCAGCTTTCACGACGAAGTCGATCATTTCGGTCCGGGCGATCTCGAAGAGGCCGATGGCGAGCTGACCCATCAGCCCATTGCCGGCACCGATGAAGATTGCATCTGCCTGGCCATCACCGATGCGCCGTTGAAGTTCCGCAGCCGCCTCGTGCGTCTGGTGCAACCATTGTTTGGGATCTGA